A genomic segment from Thermoanaerobacterales bacterium encodes:
- a CDS encoding Ger(x)C family spore germination protein — protein MTRKIRRLLVTVLAVLLLGGCWSYRELDETAWVMALGIDKGRENLLTVTAQVAVPKAIAGGAGGGGVGGGGGGGGNQTVSTVSMDAPTLLSALELLNAFFDRRADLSHAKIVVFSRDLAEEGLGDLLAPLARFRQFRRTTAILIAQERAEKLIKEINPILEDNPVKFYELLTGGWKYTEFIPYDTFYELYNNSKSYGISPVAVLAGLQEKEKGPPDPTYKPKGSYIAGHIPRTGGVKLELMGGAVFRGDRMAGTINGDELGIVKMLRGDMKHTIISAKDPRHPREFIVVRVTPRQAAEVRVDPAEVPRVTAVIRLEGDILSIQSGEEYDSPARIPELERAVEAMLQRDAARVITRAQQDFRADIFGFGEKAKKHFPTWQAWTGYDWHNRFPEAEISVIIDFKVRRIGLLHETVPVRR, from the coding sequence ATGACGCGCAAAATCCGTAGACTGCTCGTCACGGTCCTGGCCGTCCTGCTGCTCGGCGGCTGCTGGAGCTACCGCGAACTGGACGAAACGGCCTGGGTTATGGCCCTGGGGATCGACAAGGGCCGGGAGAACCTGCTCACGGTCACGGCGCAGGTCGCCGTACCGAAGGCCATCGCCGGCGGGGCCGGGGGCGGCGGCGTGGGCGGTGGCGGAGGTGGCGGCGGCAATCAGACGGTCTCCACCGTCTCCATGGACGCCCCGACCCTGTTGAGCGCCCTGGAGCTGCTGAACGCCTTTTTCGACCGGCGGGCGGACCTCTCACACGCCAAGATCGTGGTCTTCTCAAGGGATCTCGCCGAGGAAGGGCTGGGGGATCTCCTGGCTCCCCTGGCACGCTTCCGCCAGTTCCGGCGGACGACCGCCATCCTGATCGCCCAGGAGCGGGCGGAGAAGCTGATCAAAGAGATCAACCCGATCCTGGAGGACAACCCGGTCAAGTTCTATGAACTGCTCACCGGCGGCTGGAAGTACACCGAGTTCATCCCTTACGACACCTTCTACGAACTCTACAACAACTCCAAGTCCTACGGCATCTCGCCGGTGGCCGTCCTGGCCGGGCTGCAGGAGAAGGAGAAGGGGCCGCCCGATCCGACCTACAAGCCGAAGGGCAGCTACATCGCCGGGCATATCCCGCGCACCGGCGGCGTAAAGCTGGAGCTGATGGGCGGCGCCGTTTTCCGGGGCGACCGCATGGCGGGGACGATCAACGGGGACGAACTGGGCATCGTCAAGATGCTGCGGGGGGATATGAAGCACACCATTATTTCGGCTAAGGACCCCCGGCATCCGCGCGAGTTCATCGTCGTCCGGGTCACCCCCCGGCAGGCGGCCGAGGTCCGGGTCGACCCCGCCGAGGTCCCCCGCGTCACGGCCGTCATCCGCCTGGAGGGGGACATCCTGAGTATCCAGAGCGGGGAGGAGTATGACAGCCCGGCGAGGATCCCGGAACTGGAGCGCGCGGTGGAAGCCATGCTGCAGCGTGACGCCGCCCGGGTGATCACCAGGGCGCAGCAGGACTTCCGCGCCGATATCTTCGGCTTTGGGGAAAAGGCGAAAAAGCACTTCCCCACCTGGCAGGCCTGGACCGGCTACGACTGGCATAACCGCTTTCCGGAGGCCGAAATCAGCGTGATCATCGACTTCAAGGTCCGCCGGATCGGGCTGCTGCACGAAACGGTACCGGTGAGGAGGTAG
- a CDS encoding GerAB/ArcD/ProY family transporter, whose translation MAREPRLGVQEAVTVTVIFLIAKLFLSHQIILYHVGTTAAWLLPVLHTLVALVIFLALAWVLDHFPGRTIIEAGEALLGPYVNMAVSVLFLMIILLLTGLNLRQFSEWLLTGFLPDTPIGVVVFFYVAAIVVVVYLGFDTIARVARVYSLFLGLGLALLFAMTTPYWSIQNIMPLGGSGPGRLLSGGLVTSGVVAEIFLLFFLTPFIPRGALRTIGFWSIGLAGCVLTLGVLIVSLCFPYPVTSELSLPVFELSRLVLLGRFLQRAEALFLPMWVMMALVQLAVALWAVTAVLSRSLRLPCSKVFILPAAVLVTAVSFYPVNVASAIELDNGFLRLWSMPAIGLITLVLTLATWWRNRKGGLPRDDAQNP comes from the coding sequence GTGGCTAGGGAACCCCGCCTGGGCGTGCAGGAGGCGGTCACGGTCACCGTCATCTTCCTGATCGCGAAGCTGTTCCTCTCGCACCAGATCATCCTCTACCATGTGGGGACCACGGCGGCCTGGCTGCTGCCCGTCCTGCACACGCTGGTGGCCCTGGTCATCTTCCTCGCCCTGGCCTGGGTGCTGGACCACTTCCCCGGCCGCACCATCATCGAGGCCGGAGAGGCGCTGCTCGGCCCTTACGTCAACATGGCCGTCTCCGTCCTCTTCCTGATGATCATCCTGCTGCTCACCGGCCTGAACCTGCGGCAGTTCTCCGAGTGGCTGCTGACCGGTTTCCTGCCGGACACGCCGATCGGCGTGGTGGTCTTCTTTTACGTCGCCGCCATCGTGGTCGTGGTTTACCTGGGGTTCGACACCATCGCCCGCGTCGCCCGGGTTTACAGTCTTTTCCTGGGCCTCGGATTGGCCCTTTTATTCGCCATGACCACGCCCTACTGGAGCATCCAGAACATCATGCCCCTGGGCGGGTCCGGCCCCGGCCGCCTCCTGAGTGGCGGATTGGTGACCTCCGGCGTCGTGGCCGAGATCTTCCTGCTCTTCTTCCTCACCCCCTTCATCCCCCGGGGGGCGCTGCGGACCATCGGCTTCTGGAGTATCGGCCTGGCGGGTTGCGTATTGACCCTGGGCGTGCTGATCGTCAGCCTCTGTTTTCCCTATCCGGTCACCAGCGAGCTGTCTCTGCCGGTTTTCGAACTCTCCCGCCTGGTCCTGCTGGGGCGCTTCCTGCAGCGGGCCGAGGCCCTGTTCCTGCCGATGTGGGTCATGATGGCCCTGGTGCAACTCGCGGTGGCGCTCTGGGCGGTCACGGCGGTCCTCTCCCGCAGCCTGAGACTGCCCTGCAGCAAGGTCTTCATCCTGCCCGCGGCGGTCCTGGTCACGGCCGTCAGCTTTTACCCCGTCAACGTGGCCAGCGCCATCGAACTCGACAACGGTTTCCTGCGGCTGTGGAGCATGCCGGCCATCGGTCTCATCACCCTGGTGCTGACCCTCGCCACCTGGTGGCGCAATAGGAAGGGAGGGCTGCCGCGGGATGACGCGCAAAATCCGTAG
- a CDS encoding spore germination protein, whose protein sequence is MRFLQRTLLFKEPEEPSGRFESGGEDRQSSRTPPSQDNGNEDALTGKGRQHLAEAERLNSIIRERARLSDSLDANKEVLKNLFRAEVNNDAILREFSINTDPPVRAMIIFYDGLVSTVVQDQFILQPLMLLAGLRPAPEQPRKGPEKPSFKIHHRRPGAEDGDRGGKKDKEEKKDREVAAAPPIFRQVLETLLPGNQVAPAATFVDVVAGVMNADTALLIDGCAQALLIETKNWAHRSVSPPRIEAVIRGPQESFVEHIRTNTTLVRKILRDPALVTEFVKIGKMSTAQAAVMYMDSIANPEIVTEVKRRLQSVRSDLVSESGLIEQLIEDAPYGLAPQVLATERPDRVAAALVEGQVAVLPDGNPFALIVPATFFSLFQAAEDAYVRFPFGTMLRLIRFLGFLVALLLPGVYVAITTFHPEFIPTDLMLAMTGARERVPFPTVVELLLLEVSFELIREAGIRIPGTVGTTLGIVGALILGQAAVAANIVSPILIVVVAVTALGSFAIPNYGLGLSIRALRFAYILLGSILGLFGIVVGLFLHVALLANMRSFGVPYLAPLAPVTASSPDYFWRGPAWEQESRPDYLDPLRRERQPRVSRGWLIRDRRKPRGGPEGGGDRRG, encoded by the coding sequence GTGCGATTTCTGCAGCGTACGCTGCTTTTCAAAGAGCCGGAGGAACCATCCGGCAGGTTCGAATCCGGGGGCGAAGACCGTCAAAGCTCCCGGACGCCCCCTTCACAGGATAACGGCAACGAAGACGCGCTGACCGGCAAGGGACGCCAACACCTCGCCGAGGCCGAACGATTAAACTCCATCATCCGTGAAAGGGCCCGCCTCTCGGACAGCCTGGACGCCAACAAGGAGGTCTTAAAGAACCTCTTCCGCGCCGAGGTCAATAACGACGCCATCCTGCGCGAGTTCAGCATCAACACCGACCCCCCCGTCCGGGCGATGATCATCTTCTACGACGGCCTGGTGAGCACCGTCGTCCAGGACCAGTTCATCCTGCAGCCGCTGATGCTCCTGGCCGGGTTGCGCCCCGCCCCGGAACAGCCCCGGAAGGGACCGGAGAAGCCGAGCTTCAAGATCCATCACCGCCGTCCCGGCGCGGAGGACGGCGACCGGGGAGGCAAGAAGGACAAGGAGGAGAAGAAGGACCGCGAGGTCGCCGCCGCTCCGCCGATCTTCCGCCAGGTCCTGGAGACCCTGCTGCCGGGGAACCAGGTCGCCCCCGCCGCGACCTTCGTGGACGTGGTGGCCGGCGTGATGAACGCCGACACCGCCCTGCTCATCGACGGCTGCGCCCAGGCGCTCCTCATCGAGACCAAGAACTGGGCGCACCGCAGCGTCTCCCCACCCCGCATCGAGGCCGTCATCCGCGGTCCCCAGGAGAGCTTCGTCGAGCATATCCGCACCAACACCACCCTGGTGCGCAAGATCCTGCGCGACCCGGCCCTGGTCACCGAGTTCGTCAAAATCGGGAAGATGAGCACCGCCCAGGCCGCAGTGATGTACATGGACTCCATCGCCAACCCGGAGATCGTGACTGAAGTCAAGCGCCGGCTGCAATCGGTCCGCTCCGACCTGGTGAGCGAGAGCGGGCTGATCGAGCAGCTCATCGAGGACGCCCCCTACGGGCTGGCGCCCCAGGTCCTGGCCACCGAGCGCCCGGACCGCGTCGCCGCGGCGCTGGTGGAAGGGCAGGTGGCCGTCCTGCCCGACGGCAACCCCTTCGCCCTGATCGTTCCGGCAACCTTCTTCTCCCTCTTCCAAGCGGCGGAGGACGCCTACGTCCGCTTTCCCTTCGGAACGATGCTGCGCCTGATCCGCTTCCTGGGCTTTCTGGTGGCGCTCCTGCTCCCGGGCGTCTATGTGGCCATCACCACCTTCCACCCGGAGTTCATTCCGACCGACCTGATGCTGGCCATGACCGGCGCCCGGGAGAGGGTGCCCTTCCCCACGGTGGTCGAACTTCTGCTCCTGGAGGTCTCCTTTGAGCTGATCCGCGAGGCCGGCATCCGCATCCCGGGCACCGTCGGCACGACCCTGGGTATCGTCGGCGCCCTGATCCTGGGCCAGGCCGCCGTCGCCGCGAACATCGTCAGCCCGATCCTGATCGTGGTCGTCGCCGTGACCGCGCTGGGAAGCTTCGCCATCCCCAACTACGGCCTGGGCCTGAGCATCCGCGCCCTGCGCTTTGCCTACATCCTGCTCGGCAGCATCCTGGGCCTCTTCGGGATTGTCGTCGGCCTCTTCCTCCACGTGGCGCTCCTGGCCAACATGCGCTCCTTCGGCGTCCCCTACCTGGCGCCGCTGGCCCCGGTCACGGCTTCCAGCCCGGACTACTTCTGGCGCGGGCCGGCCTGGGAACAGGAGAGCCGGCCCGACTACCTCGACCCCCTCCGCCGGGAGCGCCAGCCGCGGGTCAGCCGCGGCTGGCTGATACGTGACCGCCGGAAACCCCGGGGCGGCCCGGAAGGAGGAGGCGATCGCCGTGGCTAG
- a CDS encoding TrkH family potassium uptake protein has product MTAGLRKGLFQRLTPPQIVALGFASAIFAGSLLLSLPWATRPGEETTYLTALFTATSAVCVTGLVVVDTATHWSTFGQVVILSLIQIGGLGIMTMAALLYILLGYRIGLRQRILIRESLNVNDMAGVVRLARYIILLTLAIELSFAVILGLRWTLEFGFPKGAWFGLFHAVSAFNNAGFDLFGEFRSLTAYAADPTVSLSVAALIILGGLGFPVILNIYQRRSFAALILHAKLVLVTTVLLLALGTVLFLALEHDHALASLTPGAQILAAFFQSVTPRTAGFNTVDLTSLNVATQFLIIILMFIGASPASTGGGIKTTTFAAIALSVVASLQGKESPEVFGRRLPHRQVTRALTLAVLAATLVITVTLLLTVTEPGKNFLALFFETVSAFGTVGLSLGVTPDLSPAGRILIILTMFLGRIGPLTAAYALAEKARRGLLRMPEEKILVG; this is encoded by the coding sequence TTGACCGCAGGGTTGCGTAAAGGTCTTTTCCAGCGGCTCACCCCTCCCCAAATCGTCGCCCTCGGATTCGCCTCGGCCATCTTTGCCGGGAGCCTGCTCCTTTCCCTGCCCTGGGCCACCCGCCCAGGCGAAGAGACGACGTACCTGACAGCCCTCTTCACCGCGACATCGGCCGTTTGCGTCACCGGGCTGGTGGTCGTCGACACGGCGACGCACTGGTCCACCTTCGGCCAGGTGGTCATCCTTTCCCTGATCCAGATCGGCGGGCTGGGAATAATGACCATGGCCGCCTTGCTCTATATCCTCCTGGGCTATCGCATCGGCCTGCGGCAACGCATCCTGATCCGCGAAAGCCTGAACGTCAATGACATGGCCGGAGTAGTCCGCCTGGCACGCTACATCATCCTCTTAACCCTGGCCATCGAACTCTCCTTCGCCGTCATCCTGGGTCTACGCTGGACACTGGAATTCGGCTTCCCCAAAGGAGCCTGGTTCGGCCTGTTCCATGCCGTATCGGCCTTCAACAACGCCGGGTTTGACCTCTTCGGAGAGTTCCGTTCCCTGACCGCGTATGCGGCCGACCCGACGGTCAGCCTCTCGGTCGCCGCTCTTATCATCCTGGGCGGGCTGGGATTCCCGGTAATCCTGAACATCTACCAACGGCGAAGCTTCGCCGCCCTGATTCTCCACGCCAAGCTCGTACTCGTCACCACGGTGCTGCTGCTTGCCCTCGGCACCGTGCTCTTCCTGGCCCTGGAGCACGACCATGCCCTGGCGTCGCTTACCCCGGGCGCCCAAATCCTGGCTGCCTTCTTTCAGTCCGTCACCCCCAGGACGGCCGGGTTCAATACCGTCGACCTCACGAGCCTGAACGTGGCGACCCAGTTCCTCATTATCATCCTGATGTTCATCGGCGCCTCGCCGGCTTCCACCGGGGGTGGCATCAAGACTACGACCTTCGCCGCCATCGCCCTCTCGGTGGTCGCTTCCCTCCAGGGCAAAGAGAGCCCCGAGGTCTTCGGGCGGCGTCTTCCCCATCGCCAGGTAACCCGCGCCCTGACCCTGGCCGTTTTGGCCGCGACCCTGGTCATAACGGTAACCCTCCTGCTCACCGTCACCGAGCCCGGGAAGAACTTCCTCGCCCTGTTTTTTGAAACCGTCTCCGCGTTCGGCACCGTCGGCCTCTCCCTCGGGGTAACCCCCGACCTCTCCCCGGCCGGCCGTATCCTGATCATCCTCACTATGTTCCTGGGCCGCATCGGTCCGCTGACCGCCGCCTACGCCCTGGCCGAAAAGGCGCGGCGGGGCCTGTTGCGGATGCCGGAGGAGAAAATCCTGGTCGGCTAG
- the aroF gene encoding 3-deoxy-7-phosphoheptulonate synthase → MQVITSGAAAAAAPITPGPYPLTGRGDRPASVVRVGAQVAFGERRVVVIAGPCAVEDPVQMRDAARAAAEAGAMMLRGGAYKPRTSPYSFQGLERRGYELLAEAGREAGLPTVSEVVDEESLALALEYVDMLQIGSRNMQNFRLLRAVGRAGKPVLLKRGLAATVKEWLMAAEYILAEGNDQVVLCERGIRTFETATRNTLDLSAVALVKRLSHLPVIADPSHATGNPDLIAPMSCAAVAAGADGLIVEMHPRPEKALCDGKQSLTPEALADMVRQVRAVCPAVGREL, encoded by the coding sequence ATGCAGGTGATCACTTCCGGGGCCGCCGCTGCGGCGGCGCCCATCACCCCCGGTCCATACCCGCTGACCGGGCGGGGGGACCGGCCGGCGTCCGTCGTCCGCGTGGGGGCGCAGGTGGCTTTCGGTGAGCGCCGGGTGGTGGTTATCGCCGGGCCCTGTGCCGTCGAAGACCCGGTGCAAATGCGGGATGCGGCGCGGGCCGCGGCCGAGGCGGGAGCGATGATGCTCCGCGGGGGCGCCTACAAGCCGCGCACGTCGCCCTACAGTTTCCAGGGGCTGGAGCGGCGGGGGTATGAACTCCTGGCCGAAGCGGGGCGGGAGGCCGGGCTGCCTACGGTCAGCGAGGTCGTGGACGAGGAAAGCCTGGCCCTGGCCCTCGAATACGTGGATATGCTTCAGATCGGTTCCCGGAACATGCAGAACTTCCGCCTTCTGCGCGCCGTCGGGCGGGCCGGAAAACCCGTGCTCTTGAAACGCGGCCTGGCGGCGACGGTTAAGGAGTGGCTGATGGCCGCCGAGTACATCCTCGCCGAGGGCAACGACCAGGTGGTGCTCTGCGAGCGGGGTATCAGGACCTTCGAGACCGCCACACGGAACACCCTGGACCTCTCCGCGGTGGCTCTCGTGAAGCGCCTCAGCCACCTGCCGGTGATCGCCGACCCGAGCCACGCCACGGGCAACCCGGACCTGATAGCCCCGATGTCCTGCGCGGCCGTCGCCGCCGGCGCCGACGGCCTGATCGTGGAGATGCACCCGCGGCCGGAGAAGGCGCTCTGCGACGGAAAACAGTCCCTGACGCCCGAGGCGTTGGCGGACATGGTGCGCCAGGTGCGCGCCGTATGCCCCGCCGTGGGGCGCGAGCTGTGA
- the pheA gene encoding prephenate dehydratase: MTDQPPVRIGYLGPEGTFSEEAARGRARAWPAAELVPLPSLEDVIRALRAGDLDEAVLPAENAGEGAVTATLDLLVYETDDLGIQAEMVLPVRHSLAARPGVRLEQVTRVLSHPQALGQCRGWLARHLPGAVLEETASTAQAAARVARSGEALAAVAAPRAAALHGLTVLAGDIADLSRNATRFLVLARGPGAGGGRKTSLVTALADRPGALYDLLGEFARRGINLSRIESRPARTRLGEYLFLIDIEGSPEARALAQALDGARALCTSLRVLGSYDVFERGSSPDAAVPSIPALRESIDALDGRLVELLARRTALAREIGRLKRGPVRDPRREREVIARVRRLAAGYGLDPETTEGVFRLILTHSVMVQTAQRGIFLQACPNPPGAP; encoded by the coding sequence ATGACAGATCAGCCGCCCGTCCGGATCGGGTACTTGGGTCCGGAGGGAACCTTTTCCGAGGAGGCGGCCCGCGGGCGCGCGCGCGCCTGGCCGGCCGCCGAACTGGTGCCGCTGCCGTCCCTGGAGGACGTTATCCGCGCCCTGCGCGCGGGCGACCTTGACGAGGCGGTGTTGCCGGCCGAGAACGCCGGGGAGGGAGCGGTGACCGCCACCCTGGATCTCCTGGTTTACGAGACCGACGACCTGGGCATTCAGGCGGAGATGGTGCTCCCCGTCCGCCACTCCCTGGCCGCCCGCCCCGGGGTGCGGCTCGAGCAGGTCACCCGCGTATTGTCGCACCCCCAGGCCCTGGGTCAATGCCGCGGCTGGCTTGCCCGTCACCTTCCGGGCGCCGTGCTGGAGGAGACGGCGAGCACGGCCCAGGCCGCGGCCCGGGTGGCGCGCTCCGGAGAAGCCTTGGCGGCCGTGGCCGCCCCCCGCGCCGCGGCGCTGCACGGCCTGACCGTCCTGGCCGGCGACATCGCCGACCTCTCCCGCAATGCCACCCGTTTCCTTGTCCTCGCGCGGGGGCCGGGAGCCGGCGGCGGCCGCAAGACCTCACTGGTGACCGCCCTTGCCGACCGCCCCGGCGCGCTCTACGACCTTCTCGGTGAGTTCGCCCGGCGGGGGATAAACCTCTCGCGCATCGAATCCCGTCCGGCCCGCACGCGCCTGGGGGAATACCTTTTCTTGATCGATATCGAGGGGAGCCCGGAGGCGCGGGCCCTGGCCCAGGCGCTGGACGGCGCACGGGCCCTTTGCACCAGCCTGCGCGTCCTCGGTTCATACGATGTGTTTGAGCGGGGTTCATCACCGGACGCGGCCGTACCGAGCATCCCCGCCTTGCGGGAATCCATCGATGCTCTTGACGGCCGGCTGGTTGAGCTTCTGGCACGCCGGACGGCCCTCGCGCGGGAAATCGGGCGGCTCAAGCGGGGACCCGTGCGCGACCCGCGCCGGGAACGGGAGGTCATTGCCCGGGTACGCCGCCTGGCCGCCGGGTACGGCCTGGACCCCGAGACGACGGAGGGTGTCTTTCGCCTCATCCTGACCCACTCGGTCATGGTACAGACCGCACAGCGGGGCATATTCCTCCAGGCCTGTCCCAATCCGCCAGGAGCCCCATAA